Proteins encoded by one window of Sphingosinicella sp. BN140058:
- a CDS encoding chemotaxis protein CheW, which translates to MAELLLIVSLAGEQVAVRASEVESVVEIEGLTPVPRAGGHVAGLTALRSRVLTVIDCMAALEPGHRIEAPRDAMVVVADGHPYALLVDRVEDVVESAGEIAPVPASLSAGWARVATGYVPAEGRLFLLADVHALIAGPLAVAA; encoded by the coding sequence ATGGCCGAGTTGCTCCTCATCGTCAGTCTTGCCGGAGAGCAGGTCGCGGTACGTGCCTCCGAAGTCGAATCGGTTGTCGAGATCGAGGGTCTGACGCCGGTGCCGCGCGCCGGCGGTCACGTCGCCGGCCTGACCGCGCTCCGCAGCCGCGTGCTGACCGTGATCGACTGTATGGCCGCGCTCGAACCCGGCCACAGGATCGAGGCACCGCGTGACGCAATGGTGGTCGTCGCCGATGGCCACCCTTATGCGCTGCTCGTCGACCGCGTCGAGGATGTGGTCGAGTCGGCCGGCGAGATCGCGCCGGTGCCGGCCTCGCTCTCTGCGGGCTGGGCGCGCGTGGCGACCGGATACGTACCCGCGGAAGGGCGTCTGTTCCTGCTCGCCGATGTTCATGCGCTGATCGCCGGTCCGTTGGCGGTCGCCGCATGA
- a CDS encoding response regulator, whose protein sequence is MKSCLVVDDSKVIRKVARHILETLNFSVQEAGDGREALTRCEEHMPDVVLLDWNMPVMGGMEFLRTLRQRSFDSQPKVVFCTTENDAAHIRAAIDAGADEYVMKPFDRETLESKLQIVGVA, encoded by the coding sequence ATGAAGAGCTGCCTGGTCGTCGATGATTCGAAGGTGATCCGCAAGGTCGCCCGCCATATCCTCGAGACGCTGAATTTCTCTGTGCAGGAAGCGGGTGACGGCCGTGAAGCGCTTACCCGGTGCGAGGAGCATATGCCCGACGTCGTGCTGCTCGACTGGAACATGCCTGTCATGGGCGGCATGGAGTTCCTGCGAACGCTTCGTCAGCGCAGCTTCGACAGCCAGCCCAAGGTCGTCTTCTGCACGACCGAGAATGATGCGGCGCACATCCGGGCTGCCATCGATGCCGGCGCGGACGAATATGTGATGAAGCCTTTCGATCGCGAGACGCTCGAGAGCAAGCTGCAGATCGTCGGCGTCGCGTGA
- the cheB gene encoding chemotaxis-specific protein-glutamate methyltransferase CheB, translating to MIVDDSPVARQVLSRMLGAHSEFEVVHLAGNAQEALDALATIPVDIVLLDVEMPGVTGLDALPEILSRGKGARVLVVSSACDEGAEAAVKALALGAADTLPKPGTGRFAGRFSEELAERLRRIGPATRAGQLQPVDSLRLRPASEGRLACLALGASTGGLHAVTGILKALPAMIGAPILVTQHLPAVFMPFFARQIESACGRTTRVAEQGLVLQPEEVVLAPGNAHLGLEQQGSRVLVRLETAAMPSGCLPSVDVMLAAAGEIFGRGALGVVLSGMGRDGLEGARRLVERSGTIFAQDRATSAVWGMPRAVAEAGLASAVLPPADLARRITARIEGATWK from the coding sequence ATGATCGTAGACGATTCACCGGTCGCCCGCCAGGTGCTGTCGCGGATGCTTGGCGCTCATAGCGAATTCGAGGTCGTGCACCTCGCCGGAAACGCGCAAGAGGCGCTGGACGCCCTGGCGACGATCCCCGTCGACATCGTCCTGCTCGACGTCGAGATGCCGGGCGTGACCGGCCTCGATGCGCTGCCAGAGATCCTGTCGCGCGGCAAAGGCGCGCGAGTCCTGGTCGTCTCCTCCGCGTGCGACGAGGGCGCCGAGGCGGCGGTGAAGGCACTCGCGCTCGGCGCCGCCGATACGCTGCCGAAACCTGGTACCGGCCGCTTCGCCGGCCGCTTCTCGGAAGAGCTCGCCGAACGGCTTCGCCGCATCGGCCCAGCCACCCGCGCCGGTCAATTGCAGCCCGTCGACAGTCTGCGGCTGCGGCCTGCCTCGGAAGGGCGACTTGCCTGCCTGGCGCTCGGCGCATCGACCGGGGGCCTCCACGCGGTGACGGGTATCCTGAAGGCGCTGCCGGCGATGATCGGCGCGCCGATCCTGGTCACGCAGCATCTGCCGGCGGTGTTCATGCCGTTCTTCGCGCGCCAGATCGAAAGCGCCTGCGGCCGCACGACCCGCGTTGCCGAGCAAGGTCTGGTGCTCCAGCCGGAGGAAGTCGTGCTTGCCCCAGGCAATGCCCATCTCGGGCTGGAGCAGCAGGGCAGCCGCGTGCTGGTGCGGCTCGAAACGGCTGCGATGCCGAGCGGATGCCTGCCGTCCGTCGACGTCATGCTCGCGGCTGCGGGAGAAATATTCGGACGCGGCGCGCTCGGCGTCGTGCTGAGTGGCATGGGTCGCGACGGGCTCGAAGGCGCGCGCCGGCTGGTCGAGAGATCGGGGACGATCTTCGCTCAGGATCGCGCCACTTCGGCGGTGTGGGGAATGCCCCGCGCCGTCGCCGAAGCGGGACTCGCCTCGGCGGTGCTTCCGCCCGCCGATCTCGCCCGCAGAATCACAGCCAGGATCGAAGGTGCGACGTGGAAGTAA
- a CDS encoding protein-glutamate O-methyltransferase CheR, with product MEVSAASSRVLSSLLEQRTGQQLAMSRQWRIETVLQSLVRERGLGSLDRLVHAVAAGGEPALADAVVDALLNNETSFYRDRLSFELLLGPAMARLEEARSRERRLSIWSAGCSTGQEAYSIAMWFAERKARWAGWTIDILATDVSRTAIEQARSGLYSQFEVQRGLPVTQMIRWFEESPGANWRILPELRRAVRFEVHSLMNPAPSPARFDVVLCRNVLLYFSDQVRRIVFARLAEAAAPDAFLMLGAGETVIGQTPAFVSDPECRGLYRRRADAVPAYRAAC from the coding sequence GTGGAAGTAAGTGCAGCGTCGTCCCGGGTGTTGAGCAGCCTGCTCGAACAGCGCACCGGCCAGCAACTGGCGATGAGCCGACAATGGCGGATCGAGACTGTCCTGCAGTCGCTGGTGCGCGAGCGGGGCCTCGGCTCGCTCGACCGATTGGTCCATGCGGTCGCGGCCGGCGGCGAGCCGGCGCTTGCCGACGCCGTGGTCGACGCCTTGCTCAACAACGAGACCAGCTTCTACCGGGATCGCTTGAGCTTCGAACTGCTGCTCGGGCCGGCAATGGCCCGCCTCGAAGAGGCGCGGAGCCGGGAACGGCGACTCTCGATCTGGTCGGCGGGCTGCTCGACCGGCCAGGAAGCCTATTCGATCGCGATGTGGTTCGCCGAGCGCAAGGCGCGCTGGGCCGGCTGGACGATCGACATCCTCGCGACCGACGTGTCGCGCACCGCCATCGAGCAGGCGCGGAGCGGTCTCTACTCGCAGTTCGAAGTGCAGCGAGGCCTACCCGTGACGCAGATGATCCGCTGGTTCGAGGAGAGCCCGGGCGCCAATTGGCGGATTCTTCCGGAACTCCGCCGCGCCGTGCGCTTCGAAGTGCACAGCCTGATGAACCCGGCACCATCGCCCGCGCGCTTCGACGTCGTGCTGTGCCGAAACGTGCTCCTCTATTTCTCCGATCAGGTGCGGCGGATCGTTTTCGCCCGACTGGCGGAAGCCGCCGCTCCGGATGCTTTTCTGATGCTGGGTGCGGGCGAGACGGTGATCGGCCAAACGCCGGCTTTCGTCTCCGATCCGGAGTGCCGTGGCCTCTATCGGCGCCGCGCCGATGCGGTGCCGGCCTATCGCGCCGCCTGCTGA
- a CDS encoding N-acetylmuramoyl-L-alanine amidase, producing the protein MSDHIDCPSPNFDERELPISILVLHYTGMEDASSAIARLRDPAAKVSCHYLVSEDGQVLRMVDEEKRAWHAGNSFWRGVTDINSASIGIEIVNPGHEHGYRPFPEPQIDALIPLVADILDRHRITRGNVVGHSDVAPKRKQDPGELFPWARLAKLRLALPRPTRNLMDPNWTDAGFLLALERFGYDVSDPLAAVVAFQRRFRPELIDGEIDGECRALLLALLLPKPRGDD; encoded by the coding sequence ATGAGCGACCACATCGACTGCCCCTCGCCCAATTTCGACGAGCGGGAACTGCCGATTTCCATTCTCGTCCTCCATTATACCGGAATGGAGGATGCCTCCTCGGCGATCGCGCGGCTGCGCGATCCCGCGGCCAAGGTGTCGTGCCATTACCTCGTCTCAGAGGACGGCCAGGTGCTGAGGATGGTCGATGAGGAGAAGCGTGCCTGGCACGCGGGCAATTCGTTCTGGCGCGGGGTGACCGACATCAATTCGGCCTCCATCGGCATCGAGATCGTCAATCCTGGCCACGAGCATGGCTACCGACCGTTTCCGGAGCCTCAGATCGATGCGCTGATCCCGCTTGTTGCCGATATTCTGGACCGCCATCGCATCACCCGCGGCAACGTCGTGGGCCATTCCGACGTGGCACCGAAGCGGAAGCAGGACCCGGGAGAGCTCTTCCCCTGGGCGCGGCTCGCCAAGTTGCGGCTTGCGCTGCCCCGGCCGACCCGCAATTTGATGGATCCCAACTGGACGGATGCCGGCTTCCTGCTCGCGCTCGAACGGTTCGGCTACGACGTCTCGGATCCGCTCGCGGCCGTGGTCGCGTTTCAGCGCCGCTTCCGCCCGGAGCTGATCGATGGCGAGATCGACGGCGAATGCCGGGCGCTTCTGCTCGCGCTCCTCCTTCCCAAGCCGCGCGGGGATGACTAG
- a CDS encoding J domain-containing protein → MARQTRSNDWGFPRWRSYGSERAAQQVRLCDREGCEAPGDRPAPKSPNSPERWYFCETHAAEYNKNWNYFQGLSAEDAARREADERRGANGYKQSSHYAWSGPGDGTRSREEMRALDVLEVETDASFDDIKAAYRRLAKLNHPDVTPGDGEAAARFQAIQAAYEVLRKADERRNA, encoded by the coding sequence ATGGCTCGGCAGACGCGATCGAACGACTGGGGTTTCCCGCGCTGGCGGAGCTACGGCTCCGAGCGCGCCGCGCAGCAGGTACGGCTGTGCGATCGCGAAGGCTGCGAAGCGCCCGGTGATCGGCCCGCACCGAAATCGCCCAACAGCCCCGAGCGCTGGTATTTCTGCGAGACCCACGCGGCCGAGTACAACAAGAATTGGAACTACTTTCAGGGGCTCTCGGCCGAGGACGCTGCCCGCCGCGAGGCCGACGAGCGCCGCGGCGCCAACGGCTACAAGCAATCGAGCCATTATGCCTGGAGCGGACCGGGCGATGGCACCCGCAGCCGTGAGGAGATGCGGGCCCTCGACGTTCTGGAGGTCGAGACCGACGCCAGTTTCGACGACATCAAGGCGGCCTATCGTCGGCTGGCCAAGTTGAACCATCCCGACGTGACCCCGGGCGACGGCGAGGCGGCAGCCCGCTTTCAGGCGATCCAGGCCGCCTATGAGGTGCTTCGCAAGGCGGACGAGCGGCGCAACGCCTGA
- the yghU gene encoding glutathione-dependent disulfide-bond oxidoreductase, whose protein sequence is MTDSTEYTPPKIWTWDTESGGRFANINRPVAGPTHDKELPVGKHPLQLYSLGTPNGVKVTIMLEELLAAGHQGAEYDAWLIRIQDGDQFGSGFVELNPNSKIPALLDRSGAEPVRVFESGAILTYLAEKFGAFLPASGPARAETLSWLFWQMGSAPFLGGGFGHFYAYAPIKIEYAINRYAMEAKRQLDVLDRRLAESEYIAGAEYSIADMAIWPWYGVLAKGEIYDDAGTFLQVQDYANVQRWAEQVGARPAVRRGRMVNRVTGDPSSQLHERHDAGDFETRTQDKLQPGSK, encoded by the coding sequence ATGACCGACAGCACCGAATACACGCCGCCGAAGATCTGGACCTGGGACACGGAAAGCGGAGGACGTTTCGCCAACATCAACCGTCCGGTTGCCGGCCCGACCCACGACAAGGAACTGCCGGTCGGCAAGCATCCGCTGCAGCTCTATTCGCTGGGCACGCCGAACGGCGTCAAGGTCACGATCATGCTCGAGGAGCTGCTCGCGGCGGGTCACCAGGGCGCGGAGTACGATGCCTGGCTGATCCGCATCCAGGATGGCGACCAGTTCGGCAGCGGCTTCGTCGAGCTGAACCCCAATTCCAAGATCCCGGCCTTGCTCGATCGTAGCGGTGCCGAGCCGGTGCGCGTGTTCGAATCCGGTGCGATCCTGACCTACCTCGCCGAGAAGTTCGGCGCTTTCCTGCCCGCGTCGGGTCCGGCGCGAGCCGAGACCTTGTCCTGGCTGTTCTGGCAAATGGGCAGTGCGCCGTTCCTCGGTGGCGGCTTCGGCCATTTCTACGCCTACGCGCCGATCAAGATCGAATATGCGATCAATCGCTATGCGATGGAGGCCAAGCGCCAGCTCGACGTGCTGGATCGCAGGCTGGCAGAGAGCGAGTACATTGCGGGAGCCGAATACAGCATCGCGGACATGGCGATCTGGCCCTGGTACGGCGTGCTTGCCAAGGGTGAGATCTACGACGACGCCGGCACCTTCCTGCAAGTCCAGGATTATGCCAACGTTCAGCGCTGGGCCGAGCAGGTCGGCGCCCGCCCGGCCGTGCGGCGCGGACGCATGGTCAATCGCGTGACCGGCGATCCCTCCAGTCAGCTTCACGAGCGCCACGACGCCGGCGATTTCGAGACAAGAACTCAGGACAAGTTGCAGCCCGGCAGCAAATGA
- a CDS encoding PaaI family thioesterase produces MQGFDPKLFTDFAGRVGHGGSLGITYEDHGEDWVELGLDYSESLIGVLETGVIASGPIISLMDMATSMAIWVRLGRFRHQATLDLRVDYLRPATPGHRIVGRGECYRVTSSVAFVRGVAHDGDAADPVAHVTGTFMFTK; encoded by the coding sequence ATGCAAGGCTTCGATCCGAAGTTGTTCACGGATTTCGCCGGACGGGTCGGCCATGGCGGGTCACTCGGCATCACCTATGAGGATCATGGCGAGGACTGGGTCGAACTCGGCCTCGATTATTCCGAAAGCCTGATCGGGGTGCTCGAGACCGGCGTGATCGCGTCCGGCCCGATCATCAGCCTGATGGACATGGCGACGAGCATGGCGATTTGGGTGAGGCTCGGCCGCTTCCGCCATCAGGCGACGCTCGATCTGCGCGTCGACTATCTCCGCCCCGCCACACCCGGCCACCGCATCGTCGGCCGCGGCGAATGCTACCGCGTCACCAGCAGCGTCGCTTTCGTCCGCGGCGTTGCCCATGACGGCGATGCCGCAGATCCGGTGGCGCACGTCACCGGTACTTTCATGTTCACGAAATAG
- a CDS encoding SufE family protein translates to MTALQDLHSDYELLDPDDRYRLLIDLGRDLEPMPDPLKTDATLVRGCSASVWVYPVPRDDGTLHFLADSNAAITKGIVALVLLAVQDKSPRQIVDTDIEAALAPFDLKSQLSSNRTQGIPNMIALVRDTAERLAA, encoded by the coding sequence ATGACCGCGCTCCAGGACCTCCATTCCGATTATGAACTGCTCGATCCGGACGATCGCTATCGCTTGCTGATCGATCTCGGCCGCGACCTCGAGCCGATGCCCGACCCGCTCAAAACCGATGCGACCCTGGTCCGCGGCTGCTCGGCCTCGGTCTGGGTCTATCCGGTGCCGCGCGACGACGGCACCCTGCACTTCCTGGCCGACAGCAATGCCGCGATCACCAAAGGGATCGTCGCGCTGGTGCTGCTTGCCGTGCAGGACAAGAGCCCGCGGCAGATCGTCGACACCGACATCGAGGCGGCGCTCGCCCCGTTCGACCTCAAGTCCCAGCTCAGCTCCAACCGCACTCAGGGCATCCCCAACATGATCGCTCTGGTCCGCGATACCGCAGAGCGGCTGGCGGCGTGA